Below is a genomic region from Gadus morhua chromosome 4, gadMor3.0, whole genome shotgun sequence.
ggctgctttcgatgcttcccctgcttcccctcctactcctcctcttcttttccttctccttctttaggttctggcagcatagatgtagcaaaggcgcattactgcccccacaGTCGACAAATAATAGaagtttaatctcgcgagatctcatggcacgagatctcgtcacacccctatgATCTATATATTTCTATGTCCATAGGATATTTATTGCGgttctttaaaggggacatattataccagcaGGTATGAGTATGATTAGCCATtgcacacacctggtggtataatatgtcccctttaaatatgGCTATTCTGCAATTACAATATGTATTTTAGGATGTGGTTTTATCTTTTCTGTGGTTCAGCCAATAGGTGTGGCTGATGCATATTGAGtaggcaaacacacatatagCATGATCAGACAACTTTGAAGTTTCCTGCTTAAAAAACGTTTTATCCTCAACCTGAGGATACAACTGTTGCAGAGGCAAATAATCGCCAAACTCCTGTATATCGATTCCCTAATTtcttccccatctccctcccggCCAGGTCCCACTCCCGTTCGGTGTCCGCACGGTGACCACGCCGCGGGGCACGCACGGCATCCACCGCCTGGACCAACTGCAGGACGGCGCCTGTTACCTCTGCTCCGATCACCGCCGCGCCAAACCCGTGGACATGGGGCTGGCGGGCCGACGCCCGGCGGTCtggcacccccaccaccaccaccgccacaccCCCCAGGCCCAAAGACCCGATGGCGCCCCCTCCCGGCAGAGGCGGGTGCTGCTGGTGAAGAACAGCGAGCCGGGGCGGAGGCGCAGCGTGGTGCTGGGCCACCGCTCGGCCCGCAGCCTCCGGGCCTTCCTGGAGGAGGCGTCGGACACCCTGCAGTTCCACGTGCGCCGGCTGTACACGGCCGAGGGCCGCAAGGTGAGGCCTGCATCACATTAACTGTGACTGAATCAATCCACGGTCCACTACCTGAAATAACAGTGCATTACACTACATCTGATTGAATGATGATTCCTTGACGTGACATAACAGTGCATTACATTGCATTCTGAATGAATGACTCTACGTTCCTCGACGTGACATAACAGTGTATTATGTAACGTGTATGTACATGTATCTCCAGATCGACAGTGTACAGAGCCTGATGACGTGCCCCGGcctcctggtgtgtgtgggcCGGGAGCCCTTCAGCCCGCTGCTGGTGGACTTCCTCAGGAAGAGCTCTGAGGAAAGACTACCAGGCCTGGGCTTGAGGTCCCCCGCCCTGGGCCCCAGGACCCCAGGGAACGGGGCCCGATCCCCGGCCACGCAGGGagtccgctcgcctctccatggAGCTCGCTCTAGAGGCAGCGAGTACAGTGAGGGCCGGGACAGCAGGAAGAACGGTGGGTGGAGAGAAACTGAGGAGGGCATCTCACTCACTGGTAGCAGATGAATTACACTCAAATTAAATGTCTTCAGTCTGACTGACAGCAACTTCAACAGTATGGAAAAAGGAGCGTTTCCAGGGTATTAACTAACATCTTTAATTCCAGGTGttctatatttaaaaaattaagTAAGCCATTCTGAACTATgacggagtattagggccacacgtgaagaaaaaaaagtagttttcgacacgtcgactttaaagtcaacatgtcgacattaaactcgaaatgtcgagaataaagttgaaatgtcATGTCGACTTTAATCCCGACGTGTCGACTTTacactcgaaatgtcgagaataaagttgaaacatcatattgactttaatctcgacgtgtCCATTTTCCGTTCCTCTGTCAGCATGCAGACGCTCCGGGCATCCTCCCAAGCTGTAGTAGTGCGGCATTGCCATCAGTGGTTGAATTGACGGTTTAGTCGCTATATTGTATGGATGGAGGcctacaccacaaacaatgaccCCAGGGTTATTGCCGACTACTTCGTGTCATCCGCTGAACGCTTGGGAGGATGCCCGGAGCGTCTGCGTGCTGACAGAGGAACGGAAAATGGacacgtcgagattaaagtcgatttgatgtttcaactttattctcgacatttcaagtttaaagtcgacacgtcgagattaaagtcgacatgaCATTTCAACCTTATTCTccacatttcgagtttaatgtcgacatgttgactttaaagtcgaTGCGTCGAttttaatctcgtcacggcaaaaatatattttttcttcacgtgtggccctaatactccgtcgtaCCACAGGACCTGCACTGAATCCAATGGCTTTTGTAGATAATTTGGTAAAATTATATTTCAGAATCGGGTTCAACAATAAAGAGATCCTCGCTGTTTTAGCGCAGAACCACATTGTGGTGATTAGTGTAAGGACGCTGAAAAGGTTGTGCAGAAAAATTCGTCTGTTCAGGAGGAAGACCTGAACAGACGTGTTACTAGTCGACGTGTCAACTTTAATCTTGTCACGGCAAAAACAGTACTTAACAGTGTTAGAAATTGCGAAAGTTCTAAAAACTACACATATTTCATAGTGGGTGGATTATCATGATACAAAATTAAACCCTGAAAACAAATCCATCAATTGATCCACACAATGCATCGAATCCTTACAGCTGGGAAAATCCTTCAAATCAATAAACATCAAAACCGTAAACATCAAAACTTCATGGCTCTAACCTCGTAACGGACAGTAGATTCACTGCCTCTGCCTGTCCGCTTGTTTTCAGTCAACTTTGGCCTGGAGACTAAGAAGAGCATCATCCACCCCCGGTCGGACTCCTCCACCCGCTCCACACGCTTCTCCCTGTCCTCGGAGAAGTCCTACACCAACGGACTCACTTCCTGCCCGCACTCCCACCCCCGGCCGGCCATCATGAACGACGACATCGAGAAGCGTGTCATGGTCAACAAGGACGGCAGCCTATCGGTGGAGATGAAAGTGCGCTTCCGCCTCCATACCGAGGACACCCTGCAGTGGTCGACGCAGATTAAGAAGTCTCCCTCCCTGACCAACGACTGCTGTGCGTCCAGGGAGGGTCCTCCCTGCTTCCTGCAGCAGGGCCTCTCCGAGACCTGCTCAAACCCTGACTCCGGCTCATGTGATCCAGAGGCCACCAATATGTACCCCAACGCTTCCCTCGAGCACCCCCTTGAAGCGAACTGCCCATGCTGCCACCAGACACGAGAGCAGCTGTACGACCTGTGGGAGAATCCTGCGCACAGCAACAAGCATGCTCCCAAACCGCCTATCGACGGCTCCAGGCCCACCCACGCCAGGGTGCGACAAATCCACTCAtcaagctcctcctcctcctgtcactCTCGCCGGGTGGTTTGCCAGCGATCGAGGCTCTCCAGCTCCCACGGGGGCTCAGGTCTGGAGCAGGCTCGGGTGGAGGTCCAGGAGGAGCTGTGcgtgatggaggaggtgtgcACCGTCAGTcgctgctgcagcagctccgGGGCGGCCAGAGGCGATGCCGGTAGCTCCCAGCCCCACAGCAGCCAGTCCACCAAGGATGACTGGTGCGACCGAGACGATTTGGAGCTGACACTGtcggatggtgatgatgatcgTCCACCGTCCTTGGTCAGCAACTCCTCCCACGTTCTGCAGGTGCTGCAGGAGAaccaggatgaggaggatgaggaactACCACCCAGTGTTTCCCAGTGCTGCCAATGTGAGCGGTCGCCAACCCCGGCTCCCCTCATGCTGCAGAAAGGGGAAGACGGCGGCAGCAGAGCCTCGTCCTGTCACTGTGGAGGGGTAACCCCACACTCCTTGGCCCAGGAGGGGGGGAATGACCGAGCTGTCAGTTCCATGTCCAAAACAAGCAAGCTGTCTTGCAGGTCCAGCAAGTCCAAGACCCCATGTCAAAATTATACTAATGATCGACAGGAAGATGTGCAGGATAGCATTATGAGAAGCCTGTCCAGCAACAACGGGCTCCCAGGTTACGATGTCCGATCCAACCAATCCAGTGCATGTTCTCACTGCGGAGGCTCCAAGGGTACAACAACCACGTCCGACCCACGTCACCCAGACCAAGGTGAAAATCATGGGGGCAGCGGAGATGAGCGGGCTCCCAGCCAGATGTCGGAGAGCTCTAGGGAAGGTTCTGGGGAATCTCTCCACTCCAACAAGTCCAACCTCACCCACCACGACTGCACCTCAGTGATGTCCAATATTCCAGAGGAGCGAGGTGAGGGTGCTATTTCCAAAGCAGCAGACAGTCAAGAGAGGGCGGTGAGTGTTGAGTCCAGCAAATCTCACAAGTCAGACGTGGAGGACAGAAGATGTCCTAGTGCCAGGTCTGCCAAGTCAAACATGTGCAGCCGCTCCTGCAGTTCCCATAACTCCATGAAGAAGGCAGACGAAAGCGTTGACAGTGCATCATCTGGTCAGTTGCCAACATCGCATCATAATGGGACAGCAGAAGGAGCGTATGAGGGCGTTTCAGAAAGAGCAGCGAGTCCCCTATCTGCTAAATCGGAATACTCTGCTAAGTCCAGAATATCGCATGGCTCTCTGACCTCTACAGGTTTTGCTCAGCAGATTGATAGCACCCCTGATGATGGGGGAAatgaagaggcagaggaagaggaaatggaaaCAGTAAGACCCATCAGCGCCTTGTCTGTCGTGTCGGGCAAATCAGGTGTTTCGGCAAAGTCAACCAAATCTCAGTGTAGTCACTGTTCAAAAGTGGCGACTCCAGATCCAGAAGAGGCTGAAGATGCAGAAGAGCAGGCGAATAGAGAGGAGAACGGTGAGCGAGCAGTTAGTGCCCTGTCAACAAGATCCCATCTATCAGTCAAATCAAGTAAATCCATTATCAGAAGCTCAACCAGAGCTTCTGATAGGTCACCTTCCCCCAAACCCGTAGATGTGGAAAATGAATCTGAGAGAGCGAGCAGTGCTGTGTGTGCCAAATCTGTGAAATCCTTTGCCTCTGTCTCTAAGAAGCCTGCAAAATCATGCAAGCCTCACAGTAACAACTGTTCAAGGACTCATACTCCCTGCTCACAGGTAGAAGTTAAAGCAGAAGGAATGGAAGACGGGGCAGCGGAGGAGAACGGTGCAAGGTCAGAAAGTGTAATGTCCTCTAAATCTGCAAAATCTGCAAAATCAGCCCAATCATCTCAGTTGGAAAGGTCAATTTGTGCGCAGGCACAAATTGACGAGGTAGGGGCAGCCGTAACAAACAACTCTAACAGAGCTGCACACAGAGCAGCTAGTGCCATGTCTGTTAAATCGGCGACTTCCATTCGATCCAGCAATTTGCTGAAATCTAACTCTGACGGTGATACAGACGCAGCCATCAAAACAGAATTAGAAACCGAAGCATGCGATGGGGCCGAGGCAGAAGAAGGCAATGATGAGAGGGTTGGCAGTGCGTTGTCTGTTAGATCAGCCTGTTCTAGCAGGTGTCACAAATCGATTTGCGCGATCCATCTAACAGCAGAATCTCCAGCAGGGGTCACAACTGACAATGTGGCAGACAGGAGCCCTAGTGCTGCGTCAGTGACCAGCGGCAAGTCTACCAAATCACACGAGTCAAGTTCCAGAATTGTTTTAAAAGCAGCTGTCTTCGCTGATATTTTTACCAACAGAGTTGAGAACCCAAATGAAAAATGGTTGGAGGATGAGGACAAACAGCCAGCAGAAAATGGTCTGATGCCAGTTGGAGACGATGAGATGGTGGGCAAGGCAATGTCTGCTGTCAGTAGATTTTCAGAACGGTCAGGCAGGTCAAAATGTTTAACGTTGAAATGTAGAAAGTGTGCAAAGGCAATAACGACCTGTAATAAAACACCAGATATTGTCAATGTGAAGACACCAGAAGGGGACAACGAAGAAAGTAACAATCGATCGGCAAGTGCAATTTCGGCCACAAAAGAGTCCCTTTGCAATGCGGCTGCTGACCTTCCAAGTATTGCAGTGGCAGATGATCAGGAAGACCAGATTGAACAGCGTCCTGCCAGTACTAAATCATCTAAAACTGGGTCCACAGTCATGGCCAATCATGTCGCCAATTGCGGCGAAGGGAGATCAAACGGCGTCCTTTCTGGGCTCACTAAATCTGCCAGAAGCCCATCACCCTTCACGACACCCACCCCCCGATCCCCCACCATGTCTGTCCGATCCAAGGCCTCTACACAGTCAAGGTGTCACTGCGGCGCTGCTTCAAGAACCcagaaaagagaggaagaaaataaCAGAGTAGAGGGTGGAGAGGAAGGTGAAACAACGGAGGACAAAGAACCCTCAGAGCAGGCGCCCAGCGTTCACTCAACAAACTCCAAAAGACAAAGGATCAATTCAGGGGACACTGAGGAACTCCTGAGTCGAGATTCATttgggtctgtctctctggtgttACCAGAAGAGGAACAGGGAGACTCAGACGGTGGGGAGTCCCACATCTCCTCCCACACAAATCCAGCCAACGCCACTAATGCTGAAAGAATGGATGAGTCTGCAGTGAAACACACAGTGGATTTGGAGGACATGGCAAACCCTCTGccccccattcaaagtcaaccAGACATAACGATTGACACACCTGGACAGAGCGTACACAGTGAGAAGGATGAAGAGCCAGCAACAGACATGTCCCCCACTGCTCATTCGTCCAGGAGCAATCTTTCTGTGAAAGGCACTAAACCGAAGGAGTCGGAAAGAGTGAAGACACATCACCTTGAGCCCTCTGTCAAACGCTCTACATCTGCAATGTCAGCAGCAAGCGGTAACGCTCGGAGCAAAACCCCCTCCCGAGCGAACGAGGCACACAGTAAGGATGACAACAAGCCTTGTGTGATATCCAGGACTCCTAGCCGTCTCAGAACGAACTCGGCAGCATCTACTTGCTCCAACGCAAAAGCAAAAGCCACAACCGCAAAATCCAACCTAAGCTCTTCTACTCCGGGGCAAAAAGGAAGCAAAACATCTGATGTCTGCAGCGTGAAATCAAGGAGCAGCGCAAGGTCGAAGGAGGGGTCCTTCCAGCCGACGGCGCAGATGATGAAATCCGACGACGACGCCCTCTGTCGCTCCTCGTCTGCCGCCGACCTGCTCAGAGAGGCCTTAGCATCCGCTAGGCTAGTCAGCCGGCAGTCGAGAGGAAGTGACAAAAGCAGGAGCACTAAGCCCGGATGCCAAATAAACAGgacgcaggaggaggaggaggagggaggagagctgACCCCCGCCTTGCTTCCCAACGCCTCCCCCAACGAGGTGGTCAGCGACTGGCTCCGGAGCATCCCGACCGACGGCTGCCTGTCTGTTGACAGGGAGGAGATGGGCgacgggggaggagaggaggaggaggaagaaaattCCACTCAAGAAAAAGAAAGTCCTGAAGATCAGAAGGTCAATGAGGTTGCAGAGACCCCAGAAAAAGGGGTTGaagtagaggaggaagaggatgagaaaATGCAAGGGGACGAGGAAGCAGAGCAAGACAAAGAAGAAGTGTCTGACTCAGGACTGACCCACGCTGTGGATGAGGTCACATCCTCCGATCACAAGGCTATGTTCCAACACAGCGTCTCGATGTCCAGGAACTGtaactcctccgttgcggtgaTGAAGGTGCTGCTAAGCCCCAGCCTAGGAAGATCTAACAGCCTACCAGAGGTACGTTAGGGAGCCCATTTGATATATAACATCAATGTGAGAACCATTCCTTAGCTGAGAAAGTAGAACACATAGTACCTTCATAAACAAACCCACATTTCAAATATACATTAAATATACAGTTCAAATTGCAGTTGTCATGATATCAATTGGTTCATGAATCGAATGAATTGTGATTGTTTAGTCTGTGCAGGGCCCTCTCTTCACATTTTCTCTCTCCACACCCCAGGTATCTCCGGTGTACGGCCGCAAGCTGAGCACCTCGGCCAAGGGTCTGCTGGACTGCTTGGCCCAGCTGCAGCTGATCCAGCCCCTGGTACCCGACCCGGCCTGCGAGGTGCACAAGGACCACCGGGAGCGCTACAACGAAGTCATGAGCATCCTCCAGTCCCTGTGGCTCACCGAGCCCAGGGACCTGCCAAAGGACCAGATCACCCCTTCGCGGTCCTCCTCCGGTGTAGAGGTGGGGAGCGGCTCGGGGGAATCGGGCAAGGACAACAATgtcggaggaagaggagctgaaGGTCTGTCGAAGGATGCAGCGGAATCTGTGCTCGGGGAAGAGGAGGCTGATGCAGGGGAAGGAGAACATGATGCAGAGGGCGAAGGGACCGTTGGGACCCCAACGCCCCGGGAAACATCCCCGAGACCCGAAGCGGAGGCTGCCGAGAGCCCCTCGTCCAGCAGGGACGATGGGCCCGAGGACGCCGCCACTGAccccacgcccccctcctcaTCGGACAAGTCCAGCTCGGCGGTGGGCGGCTCCAAGTCCCCGACGGACAACGAGCATG
It encodes:
- the rp1l1a gene encoding retinitis pigmentosa 1-like 1 protein isoform X1 codes for the protein MRSCRYTCSMQHSAPTEMWDLQHHHPNPPISTKRHDASSTLTSPLPQPHQPPSHVTSAPSTKRITFYKSGDSQFGGVKMAVHRRSFKCFEALLDDLSQKVPLPFGVRTVTTPRGTHGIHRLDQLQDGACYLCSDHRRAKPVDMGLAGRRPAVWHPHHHHRHTPQAQRPDGAPSRQRRVLLVKNSEPGRRRSVVLGHRSARSLRAFLEEASDTLQFHVRRLYTAEGRKIDSVQSLMTCPGLLVCVGREPFSPLLVDFLRKSSEERLPGLGLRSPALGPRTPGNGARSPATQGVRSPLHGARSRGSEYSEGRDSRKNVNFGLETKKSIIHPRSDSSTRSTRFSLSSEKSYTNGLTSCPHSHPRPAIMNDDIEKRVMVNKDGSLSVEMKVRFRLHTEDTLQWSTQIKKSPSLTNDCCASREGPPCFLQQGLSETCSNPDSGSCDPEATNMYPNASLEHPLEANCPCCHQTREQLYDLWENPAHSNKHAPKPPIDGSRPTHARVRQIHSSSSSSSCHSRRVVCQRSRLSSSHGGSGLEQARVEVQEELCVMEEVCTVSRCCSSSGAARGDAGSSQPHSSQSTKDDWCDRDDLELTLSDGDDDRPPSLVSNSSHVLQVLQENQDEEDEELPPSVSQCCQCERSPTPAPLMLQKGEDGGSRASSCHCGGVTPHSLAQEGGNDRAVSSMSKTSKLSCRSSKSKTPCQNYTNDRQEDVQDSIMRSLSSNNGLPGYDVRSNQSSACSHCGGSKGTTTTSDPRHPDQGENHGGSGDERAPSQMSESSREGSGESLHSNKSNLTHHDCTSVMSNIPEERGEGAISKAADSQERAVSVESSKSHKSDVEDRRCPSARSAKSNMCSRSCSSHNSMKKADESVDSASSGQLPTSHHNGTAEGAYEGVSERAASPLSAKSEYSAKSRISHGSLTSTGFAQQIDSTPDDGGNEEAEEEEMETVRPISALSVVSGKSGVSAKSTKSQCSHCSKVATPDPEEAEDAEEQANREENGERAVSALSTRSHLSVKSSKSIIRSSTRASDRSPSPKPVDVENESERASSAVCAKSVKSFASVSKKPAKSCKPHSNNCSRTHTPCSQVEVKAEGMEDGAAEENGARSESVMSSKSAKSAKSAQSSQLERSICAQAQIDEVGAAVTNNSNRAAHRAASAMSVKSATSIRSSNLLKSNSDGDTDAAIKTELETEACDGAEAEEGNDERVGSALSVRSACSSRCHKSICAIHLTAESPAGVTTDNVADRSPSAASVTSGKSTKSHESSSRIVLKAAVFADIFTNRVENPNEKWLEDEDKQPAENGLMPVGDDEMVGKAMSAVSRFSERSGRSKCLTLKCRKCAKAITTCNKTPDIVNVKTPEGDNEESNNRSASAISATKESLCNAAADLPSIAVADDQEDQIEQRPASTKSSKTGSTVMANHVANCGEGRSNGVLSGLTKSARSPSPFTTPTPRSPTMSVRSKASTQSRCHCGAASRTQKREEENNRVEGGEEGETTEDKEPSEQAPSVHSTNSKRQRINSGDTEELLSRDSFGSVSLVLPEEEQGDSDGGESHISSHTNPANATNAERMDESAVKHTVDLEDMANPLPPIQSQPDITIDTPGQSVHSEKDEEPATDMSPTAHSSRSNLSVKGTKPKESERVKTHHLEPSVKRSTSAMSAASGNARSKTPSRANEAHSKDDNKPCVISRTPSRLRTNSAASTCSNAKAKATTAKSNLSSSTPGQKGSKTSDVCSVKSRSSARSKEGSFQPTAQMMKSDDDALCRSSSAADLLREALASARLVSRQSRGSDKSRSTKPGCQINRTQEEEEEGGELTPALLPNASPNEVVSDWLRSIPTDGCLSVDREEMGDGGGEEEEEENSTQEKESPEDQKVNEVAETPEKGVEVEEEEDEKMQGDEEAEQDKEEVSDSGLTHAVDEVTSSDHKAMFQHSVSMSRNCNSSVAVMKVLLSPSLGRSNSLPEVSPVYGRKLSTSAKGLLDCLAQLQLIQPLVPDPACEVHKDHRERYNEVMSILQSLWLTEPRDLPKDQITPSRSSSGVEVGSGSGESGKDNNVGGRGAEGLSKDAAESVLGEEEADAGEGEHDAEGEGTVGTPTPRETSPRPEAEAAESPSSSRDDGPEDAATDPTPPSSSDKSSSAVGGSKSPTDNEHETAAESSGSGTQRTAPPPVLAERATAADPDPTWALHLLRKLEKQFMSHYMAAMVEFKARWDLEDNVLLDTMIAELRDEVGRRIQSSVGRELKKIQGRAGRGGRTPRPPVGTLSRESTMTERRRQMLKVMKNQPKTADSLSDGEKFSDERSDDEYCPCDACVRKKLAARPARTPPTPATPAPLRMDFDLRKILQLRRDPETDALAPRATPSPLQGHPSVGDIDGAGALELEGEDNNLEVVQEEEEEKEEELKMEMATEMVETIPEEEEEEDLEAEEEETGKGEGENEIGAVDDEGDGAWEGNAVQGTGSTGGGEVEEDEQQAGECGGQCQGDVEEEKEEGEEERVEAEEEKVEQEESEEAEKVEEERVEAEEVEEVRDGEEGEEGGEVTTPDEADESGKTSEQQEGDDEEENEEEEEEEICQECMVSHSKPEEEAETTEKKESREGEEEEEASEEVTSDEVVSSGEEPTTVEEEQQLIGVAQEEGDDEGREDSPVEVNTEEEKEGGEEEESARAVTPTVCVTMGEEADGEDLGGETKQPESNDASEAGGANDIGDAEKEEEKEAGAIQRLPQQVTRSSVESQPGSMEDLVSPPPASSTHTGPKPVAAPKPIVAPKPVVAPKPRPPDGVSGGVGVSGRGQRRSRSPARVKRRKQREGNVELDDL
- the rp1l1a gene encoding retinitis pigmentosa 1-like 1 protein isoform X2 — its product is MYTCSMQHSAPTEMWDLQHHHPNPPISTKRHDASSTLTSPLPQPHQPPSHVTSAPSTKRITFYKSGDSQFGGVKMAVHRRSFKCFEALLDDLSQKVPLPFGVRTVTTPRGTHGIHRLDQLQDGACYLCSDHRRAKPVDMGLAGRRPAVWHPHHHHRHTPQAQRPDGAPSRQRRVLLVKNSEPGRRRSVVLGHRSARSLRAFLEEASDTLQFHVRRLYTAEGRKIDSVQSLMTCPGLLVCVGREPFSPLLVDFLRKSSEERLPGLGLRSPALGPRTPGNGARSPATQGVRSPLHGARSRGSEYSEGRDSRKNVNFGLETKKSIIHPRSDSSTRSTRFSLSSEKSYTNGLTSCPHSHPRPAIMNDDIEKRVMVNKDGSLSVEMKVRFRLHTEDTLQWSTQIKKSPSLTNDCCASREGPPCFLQQGLSETCSNPDSGSCDPEATNMYPNASLEHPLEANCPCCHQTREQLYDLWENPAHSNKHAPKPPIDGSRPTHARVRQIHSSSSSSSCHSRRVVCQRSRLSSSHGGSGLEQARVEVQEELCVMEEVCTVSRCCSSSGAARGDAGSSQPHSSQSTKDDWCDRDDLELTLSDGDDDRPPSLVSNSSHVLQVLQENQDEEDEELPPSVSQCCQCERSPTPAPLMLQKGEDGGSRASSCHCGGVTPHSLAQEGGNDRAVSSMSKTSKLSCRSSKSKTPCQNYTNDRQEDVQDSIMRSLSSNNGLPGYDVRSNQSSACSHCGGSKGTTTTSDPRHPDQGENHGGSGDERAPSQMSESSREGSGESLHSNKSNLTHHDCTSVMSNIPEERGEGAISKAADSQERAVSVESSKSHKSDVEDRRCPSARSAKSNMCSRSCSSHNSMKKADESVDSASSGQLPTSHHNGTAEGAYEGVSERAASPLSAKSEYSAKSRISHGSLTSTGFAQQIDSTPDDGGNEEAEEEEMETVRPISALSVVSGKSGVSAKSTKSQCSHCSKVATPDPEEAEDAEEQANREENGERAVSALSTRSHLSVKSSKSIIRSSTRASDRSPSPKPVDVENESERASSAVCAKSVKSFASVSKKPAKSCKPHSNNCSRTHTPCSQVEVKAEGMEDGAAEENGARSESVMSSKSAKSAKSAQSSQLERSICAQAQIDEVGAAVTNNSNRAAHRAASAMSVKSATSIRSSNLLKSNSDGDTDAAIKTELETEACDGAEAEEGNDERVGSALSVRSACSSRCHKSICAIHLTAESPAGVTTDNVADRSPSAASVTSGKSTKSHESSSRIVLKAAVFADIFTNRVENPNEKWLEDEDKQPAENGLMPVGDDEMVGKAMSAVSRFSERSGRSKCLTLKCRKCAKAITTCNKTPDIVNVKTPEGDNEESNNRSASAISATKESLCNAAADLPSIAVADDQEDQIEQRPASTKSSKTGSTVMANHVANCGEGRSNGVLSGLTKSARSPSPFTTPTPRSPTMSVRSKASTQSRCHCGAASRTQKREEENNRVEGGEEGETTEDKEPSEQAPSVHSTNSKRQRINSGDTEELLSRDSFGSVSLVLPEEEQGDSDGGESHISSHTNPANATNAERMDESAVKHTVDLEDMANPLPPIQSQPDITIDTPGQSVHSEKDEEPATDMSPTAHSSRSNLSVKGTKPKESERVKTHHLEPSVKRSTSAMSAASGNARSKTPSRANEAHSKDDNKPCVISRTPSRLRTNSAASTCSNAKAKATTAKSNLSSSTPGQKGSKTSDVCSVKSRSSARSKEGSFQPTAQMMKSDDDALCRSSSAADLLREALASARLVSRQSRGSDKSRSTKPGCQINRTQEEEEEGGELTPALLPNASPNEVVSDWLRSIPTDGCLSVDREEMGDGGGEEEEEENSTQEKESPEDQKVNEVAETPEKGVEVEEEEDEKMQGDEEAEQDKEEVSDSGLTHAVDEVTSSDHKAMFQHSVSMSRNCNSSVAVMKVLLSPSLGRSNSLPEVSPVYGRKLSTSAKGLLDCLAQLQLIQPLVPDPACEVHKDHRERYNEVMSILQSLWLTEPRDLPKDQITPSRSSSGVEVGSGSGESGKDNNVGGRGAEGLSKDAAESVLGEEEADAGEGEHDAEGEGTVGTPTPRETSPRPEAEAAESPSSSRDDGPEDAATDPTPPSSSDKSSSAVGGSKSPTDNEHETAAESSGSGTQRTAPPPVLAERATAADPDPTWALHLLRKLEKQFMSHYMAAMVEFKARWDLEDNVLLDTMIAELRDEVGRRIQSSVGRELKKIQGRAGRGGRTPRPPVGTLSRESTMTERRRQMLKVMKNQPKTADSLSDGEKFSDERSDDEYCPCDACVRKKLAARPARTPPTPATPAPLRMDFDLRKILQLRRDPETDALAPRATPSPLQGHPSVGDIDGAGALELEGEDNNLEVVQEEEEEKEEELKMEMATEMVETIPEEEEEEDLEAEEEETGKGEGENEIGAVDDEGDGAWEGNAVQGTGSTGGGEVEEDEQQAGECGGQCQGDVEEEKEEGEEERVEAEEEKVEQEESEEAEKVEEERVEAEEVEEVRDGEEGEEGGEVTTPDEADESGKTSEQQEGDDEEENEEEEEEEICQECMVSHSKPEEEAETTEKKESREGEEEEEASEEVTSDEVVSSGEEPTTVEEEQQLIGVAQEEGDDEGREDSPVEVNTEEEKEGGEEEESARAVTPTVCVTMGEEADGEDLGGETKQPESNDASEAGGANDIGDAEKEEEKEAGAIQRLPQQVTRSSVESQPGSMEDLVSPPPASSTHTGPKPVAAPKPIVAPKPVVAPKPRPPDGVSGGVGVSGRGQRRSRSPARVKRRKQREGNVELDDL